Below is a window of Populus alba chromosome 2, ASM523922v2, whole genome shotgun sequence DNA.
CTCTATCAATCAACAGGTAGTTCTGCATCCCTTCATTTTTGGGCTAGCTTTTAGAGCTTGAAGTCTCAGTTGTCCTGTACATAACCAAGTTCTCTTGCAGAATGAGGCCAGATCCAGAGAAGTTAAAACGCTGAAATCAGCACTTGTACTCATTGATGAGTATAAGCTCGGATCTGAGTACCCACGGATGGACCTCAAGAAGCGTATTGAGATGCTAGAGAAGCAGAAGGCAGCTGCTGCATCTGCTGTCGACGAGCCTTCTCATCAGCCAAAGAAGCAGCAGCAGGCTGGAAGCAAGCGTCCTCGAACTTCAGCAACAGCAGTCCAGAACAGCAACAATGGTTCCAATCCAGTCATTCCTCCATTCAAACAATCTCACTTGCAGCCAGCAAGTATGTTGCTTGCAGCTGGGCCGTATGGGTCAGTGGGTTCTATTTCTCCCGCCATTCTTTATGCAGGTCCACCAGCTGGCCCGTATGGTTTGGCAAGAGCTGGTACGGGATTCCCAGGGAACCCAAGGTCTGCTTTGGCGCATCAATACTTTCCAGAATCGCATGTGCCATCTGACCATTATGATAGAGCAGCTGCTTATGGTGGATATGATTTGCCGCTTAAATACCACCCAGGTTACTATCCCCAGTAGTGCTGGTTATCAAAAGCCAGGCTTTGCTTTTTTAATCACCACGGAATTAGAAAAGCAGTCAAATTGGGTGGTTGGATTTGCGATGTGCGGTGCTTGTGagttttactttatatatataaaagagactGATTATATATTGGCGGTGTTAATGCTTTCATGTTGCATAATGAGGTTCATTCTCCTGCGCTTGCGTGATAATCATTTCTATGTAAGAAAAATGGTTCAAGTTATTagtgataataaaattacatgcCTTTGTTTAATGTTCAAATAGTCTCCCAGGCCTTCTCTCAATAAAAGctgaatattttttacaatCAAATCAACTCGGATTtgcttagaattattttttatatatgatatagactatttgatttcttgattttttctttttctttttcttgtgagaatttatttattttcgtaATCTTATTATAGGTTTCCGTAATATGCCAACACTAATGAATACGATTTATTTCTCTTGTATGTTTTATAGGCTATTTTTCTTAGACATATTCAAGTAATCTGTGTTAGATTCATGCATGTCATTATTCAAgtaatcttttttaataataagataataacatattagattgatttggATCAACctgggttaacatgtcaaatccaTGACATGGATTATGAAACTATAAtaactctatataaaaaaatcaaaataaactatgaaatttaattcttaatcaatctaatattaaatgatgaaattaaaaaaaaaatcaatttaaaaaggaCTTAAAAAAGCTACCCgagttaacctattaaacctACAACCCAGGTTATAAGACTAAGATAactccatgaaaaataaatcaaaaaaatttacgaATCTTAATTCGAAATCCATGACTTTGATCGTGAGACCAATAtatccttataaaaaacaaatcaaaatagattaaaaaaaatgacacaaaaaatCACTCAGGCAACTCGTTAAGCACTATTTCAACTCAATTCACAACtgatttaatgttaaatgataaaattaaaaaaaaatcacttaaaaatagcacaaaaaacaacttgagttaactcatTAAGCATTATTTCTGGTTCATGAggctgaaataaaataataaaaagtaaacaaagTAAATCACAAAGTCTAATTtccaatcaaccaaatattaaaaaataaaaccaggaaaaaaaaagttaattaagaagaaaaaaacctttaCTCAACCCGGTTAACCTGCCAACCCCATGATCTATGTTATGAGAGTGTgataacttattttaaaaaaatataatatcaaaagatgaaattaaaaaaaaattgattgaaaaataataataataatgaaaaaaacagagCACTATTCAAATAAATAGTGTATTGTGAGAAGAGTTACAGTAAAACCCCTTcatcttttagtttatagttaatGTTAGATTTTTAGGTGTCATCATTGCACACCTTTGTATCTTTTTACTATAGTATGTTAGTTTAAAATGTCTTGCAACCAATTAGCTAGTTATACGTGGCAgtattatattcatgtaaataaatatttattcttaataaagacttaatttatctttcatatTCATATAAGGttagattaatgaatctaatacttgatttattaatttagagtaaaaataaagttcatgggacaaaaatgctttgcaaagaaaattgcAAAGTTGTTATAACTATGAGATTCCTAttgcatcaaaacattattcCTAAAATGTTCTTAGTCGATGCTCTCTTAAATACTGGATATTTATTAGAGCTATAGCGATtgatacatattatattattttttatatgaaaggaAACAACTGTTCTCATAAGCTAAAGTATAAAGGACACATAGAAATAATATGTAGGTATTTGTCATAAGACATGTACACTAAACTAACCCATAtaagaatttcatatgaaaatatCATCTAAGTTTATGGAAAGACTCACATGACGATTGTGTAAGTGATATTCGAACTTgtgatcactaagttatcttatatagagaatgttatgctttgatcttgttacatgttatcttaatcgaGGTAACGAAAGGGCAAGCATTGAGTATatcatgaactatatgaaggtaaTTAAGTGATCAAGAAGAAATATTTCATctattctcaaatatttttgaCTGAAAAATCTTTTGCCAAAgtggaatgagatttaaaaagaatttcaaatcttatttaatcaaattttatttaaatgatcaatgactattatgtagagaataaacatgatttaataagGGAGACATACTctatgctttaatgttaaatcgaaatattattgataaaaatatattaattacataGAAAAACCGATCACTGAAAGGTTAAGTCATACCactaatgacttttctaatatttgagggATCATGATACGTTGTCAGACAATACACCTAAccttgaaatataaattaatcaattattgaattgataataaattaaattattaaattatttaattataattataattttatatttgatcaacATACTAGGAACCTAAATGATCATACACATTAAGAACTATTAGTCAAAAACTAAACTggaatgatttaattaattataatttgattaaaatatattttagaaattaagaactaaaatataattaatatatgaattatatatatatagacctagcaaaattaaataagaacttaattgaattaatttttaaaattatcctgaattaatatataaatatttttgaagggGCAAAACGATATTTTGCTAATTTATaaggtttttcaaatttttctataaatagtaagttatgcctcttatttttttatggttgtttgttaaatagaaaaactactTAAGTTACATAATATATAGTTAGCACTTTAGGCataacatgctttttttttttttaaatagagatttaagagattttttattggttgttcGTGTAAATTACCGTTGGAGGCTAACCGAACGATTTGTGGTTTGAGACAACTTCgtctttaaaaaatcattcaaatccGATGAAAATAAGATCTTCAGgtaataaattcttaaacaactctagatctatataataatattttagggattactgaataattttattttgttatttttgttatgtgcatgatatttgaaaacttaatatgatgatgatgatgattccaTTCGGCTTTTGAAGcgagtttgatttgttttattatggcGCAGAAGTCTGTAATGTGCCATATCATTAAGGACAAGCAATGCACCCACACAGTACACAGGATGGTAACAGTCTGCTTCTTAAATGGGATTTGTTTATCACCACTGATCAAGTTTAGAAAATTGGTCAGGTTTAGCGGTTTGTCTTCGTTTAAATTACTCAAAAGAGTGATCAAGTTAggtgcaaaaagaaaaaaaaggcaaaaaaacgCTTTCCTGTCTGTATTTTGTCACTGGCCTtggttttattcttaaaaataaaaacttggatttctcttcctttttgcTGATAATAATTGAATGGGTTGTTTATTCCCATCCTTTTAGTCATTTATATGATCATGCTTTTAGTTGTGTTATCGAGGACAAGGATCATCACAAATTGAAGCTGCATGTCATTCTATTTTGACTGATGTTTGGTCTCTTCTATGTGTTGTTTGCCATGTATTTTACAGCTATTGCTGATAAAATAGGGTTTTGGCAGAAAATACTGAATGGCCTTGGTATGTATTACGTAAGCCCCGTTTGGGATCCAGGTAATATTTGGCTTTCTTCTGAGTAAAAGCCCCAATGCATGCAAGAGAGACACGCCATCCTTCATTGCCTAGTGCCTTGCATCAGGCCCCTGAGGATCACTTTCGCCCTTGGTTTTTAGCAATGATCTTTTGTCTGTTGATGTTAATATTATGTAGATTTTGAAAATGTTGTTTAGTGAAGCTTGCTTATGACTTTAATGGAATTCGGTGGTGACTCCGTGAGCTTTCTACAAGCACAGATGTTTGGAAGAGATGACTGGCTGAGATGACTGGCTAAGATgatagaagaagaaatggagttCTGCACTCGTATTTACCTCCAGCACAGAAAGAAGGCATGGGCCTTAAGATGATCCCCAATTCTCGACTTTATTTTATCTCTGCATGTTAATAAATACTACACAGGTGCCCGTGttagttttctcttctttgGAAGTCATCTTTAGGCAGACTCTATTTCTGCATGATGCCCATGTTGTTATACTTGGATGTGCTGACCTATCTTCAGCACTGTCTCTTTTCTTTCATCATGTTTAGACCAAGCATTTTACAAACTCATGACACCCATGTTTCTGCTATTTTTAATGTCggttttttatgagtttatgaGTTTTGATCTATGTCAACCAAGTATAAACAttggctccttttttttttttttttttttttgtggcgcTGCAAAGAATATCTAAGCTTGCTTAAAGCTTGTTATCTTTATTAGCCGCCACTGCCGTTTCAATCTTTTGCTTTAATCTTTTTTGCAAGATTTACAAATTTATGGATTTGCTCTTCCTTCTGTTTTTATCTAAAACTGTTTGTGCTAATGCTAAGACCCCGTATTTGTGCAGGCTTTTAAACTTCATTCTTTGCCTTCCTAAGCTTAGCTTGTTTGAGATTGCCTTAATTTCACTTTTTGAATGCTTAAAACCATTTCATTACGGACATACAATGGGAAGCCAGCAATGGAGTGCGGGCACCCGTCTAGTAGCAAAACCTAACACAAGAATGCACATCCTATTTATAATATGGGCAGCCGAATCTTCGATAAAGCTCGTTCCTTTCCTGGAACGAGTTCAAACTGATTCTATTTGGCACGAGGAAACTTTGCTGCTTCTTGACCTGCTCAATATCAAATTATGTGTTGTGGATTCAGCCTTTTCCCTTTCAATGATCACATGCTTGGTggattttttacttgaaatctTTCTACATCACCGAAAGAAATCAGAGGTATCCTGATTTGCAAAGATGgatatttctaaaaacaaaataacagtaATTATGATGGAGAACGTGCGATCAAATAATGGAAGCCAGTGATCGGTTCAATTCAATTCCCTAACAACATTGTTTTCAAGATTCCAAAAAGCAATGGATTACTAAAGGAATGGCGTGGTGTTATGGAACATCATGATCTGAGTGGaagttgattataaataaattaaaccgaGAAGCCCTGCTGTAGAACTGAACACATGGACCACCACGGTACTTTCTAGTTACCGATATCTTTACCCCCCTTCTCTTCAAGATTTGCATGGTATGATTTACAATAGTAAGtaagaaagaaatggatgatGGGTTTCCAGAGATGTCAAAGAAGTAAAGCAGCAGACTTTCTTCTGGAAAAATTTCTTGCGGCTGGGTAACAGAGATAACACACAGAGATATATAAAggtcaacaacaacaatcatataTGAGGCAGAAAGAAGGtgctcatttttttctttcccctttgAGTAGGCGATGCAAGAACCACCGACTTCTATCTTTCCAGCTTGCTTAAGAAAGCTTCCATTGGTGGCAGCTCGTTTACAATTTGTGGCCAGTCAGGCATGCCCTGCAGAGAAACAGGAGTCACTACCGAATACTGATAGCATGACAAATTGTAAATCCCAATCACAGTTCAACAAATCCTACTCTGACCCACACCAGTCAGATGGTAGCTCAAGAATTGCAAATAGGTCTCAAGTTACCAgtagttaaaattatttcaCAATCTCAAGAGAACACGAGGGCAACAAAACCAGTATAAAACATGGATTCAGCAGCTAgatgctttatatataaaaaaaaaaaaatgctgaagCAGGATAGCTGTTGAAAGACAGGAATTATGTTAGAGGAATTCTAGACTTCCATACTTTACTGCCTTGAGTGGCCAAATCaagtaataaaaattgttatctCTATGATGCGCCTTTAAAACATCTCAAGTTTCCCTGATATAGTATAATACCCTCTAAGAATGCCAATTGATACCACAAGCACTTACTTTCCCCGATCTCCGAACTCGACCATCAAGGCGCAGTATTATATAGACATCCTCACCCGGAGTAACTCCTTCAGACTTTTGCTGATCCCTTATCCACCTGAATGAATTTGGACAAATCATTGAACAGATGAAAACAAAGATCCACAAGTTAAACAGGGTTGAAAAACTATAACATGAGAAACAATTTTAAGCCTATAATTCATTCATCCATGAAAGATACAAAGTTGTATGATCCTAGGATGACTAAATTGGGATAATGCTTATGTATGAAACCTAAAGCAAGTACAAGAAGTCAAATAACCAGTCTATAACTTTTATGATGGTTCTTTTGCAACCACAGAAAAATGCATACAATTTCAGCAGGATCTGACCTTTCCCATTCAGCTGGAGATACAACCTCGGCTCTAAATCGAATTTCAGCTTTCAACTTTGATTTTGCAATCACAGACTGAGTTCGTTTCTCGAAATCTTCCTACCATGGTGTCATCaaagctaatttaaaaaaatgctaCAGAAGTGCTACAAATCTATTCAATCCCAAACATGATAAGACTGGGTATAGCAAGCAAGAAACCCCTAGAAAATGAACTGGCATTAACAGTATAATAATGGAAGAATGGTTGTATTACGCTCCACAAATCCTTAGGAGCAAAAGGAAGAAGCACTCCATGATGAACCTTTATATCTTACCCCAATAGAAGGAACAGAAGCAGCTGCCTTTTGACGAGCACCAAACCCTTTCTTCTCTACATCTGGGGCCCTGCTTTCACCCCAAATAACAGGAACTAAAAGAACACCTCGTCGGAGGAGCTCGGTGCGGAACCTCTCAGCCTTCTGCATGGCCACGGAAACAGTCTCCTTTTTTCCTGCTAAAATTACCTTAAACCCAAACCACATAATTTAGGGCACTGAACAAACAATATTTTGGATGCTCAACATAAGATGCTTCAAAATGCTATGGAAGTGAGATATGTAGCTGGCTGGTAAAAGTAAAAGTATCAACAATTTTAACTATTTCATTTACTTCAACTCAGCAGAAAGTATCACAATACAATCTTATGGTGCACTGTCATATGgtgttttaataatttagaaatGAAGGATAAAGCTATTTTTAATTCTCATCGCTAGCATTCATATATTTAGAACAAACATTAGCTAACAAATGCAGCTAAGTACTAGTGATTTTGTTTGCAATTACAAGGCCATAATGTGTATATTTTGATGGGTAAAAAACAAAGGAGTATTAATACTAACTGGCCTAACAGTGTCTCGAAGCTGGACAAGTTCAACAACCCGATTTGTGGAAAGGCGCAAAGGCAACCTTGACAGTGTTTCATCTCTTGTAATCTGTGCAAGTTGCTCTTCCTCTTTCTTATTGTCCCATAAAAATAATGCCACAAGAACGATGATGCCTGTAGATTGCTGATTCAAAACATTAGTCATTTTAGAACAAAGCTGTAAGGGTCAGTCAATAATCATATTCAAGTGaatagaagaaaagaacaaatttAAAGGATCTCAAACTTATGAAGGACAAAGGTACCTCCAATATTGGTTGCAGCATTTCCAGCAGTTTCCCAGAGATCTGGGGCATCACCTCCACCTTTAATAGCACGAAAAAGCCTTGGAATGGTAAACAACAGTGAAATCCCTGCAGCTGCTGAGAATGCCACATAAAAGAATCTCCTAACACCACGAAATGGAGCTTGGACCTCACTAATAAGTTTGAGATCTCGACGAAAACCATAGCCTATGTCTTCTCCACCTAACCTAGCCTGC
It encodes the following:
- the LOC118046911 gene encoding protein LOW PSII ACCUMULATION 1, chloroplastic, whose protein sequence is MAAFALNQQLLCFSNSHSRTTTKPCSAWLLSSKTSVFSIPRKKGRFSLTSCNSQSSSEANTQTAESCVNLGLSLFSKGRVKDALVQFETALDLDPTPREAQAALYNKACCHAYLREGKKAADCLRTALGEYNLKFGTVLNDPDLASFRALPEFKELQEEARLGGEDIGYGFRRDLKLISEVQAPFRGVRRFFYVAFSAAAGISLLFTIPRLFRAIKGGGDAPDLWETAGNAATNIGGIIVLVALFLWDNKKEEEQLAQITRDETLSRLPLRLSTNRVVELVQLRDTVRPVILAGKKETVSVAMQKAERFRTELLRRGVLLVPVIWGESRAPDVEKKGFGARQKAAASVPSIGEDFEKRTQSVIAKSKLKAEIRFRAEVVSPAEWERWIRDQQKSEGVTPGEDVYIILRLDGRVRRSGKGMPDWPQIVNELPPMEAFLSKLER